A single genomic interval of Cygnus olor isolate bCygOlo1 chromosome 17, bCygOlo1.pri.v2, whole genome shotgun sequence harbors:
- the ESS2 gene encoding splicing factor ESS-2 homolog isoform X2, producing the protein MLLRPHLKPQKCIQAVFHWGINPKLASKLQRKAFSLLLLGEAEKGDKDALPNLDSFLAKHTSEDNASFEQIMEVAKEKEKVKHAWLYNAEEEYTQRRNENLALPSAEQQALENVKAGLETWEYTARNTLMYYPTGVPDEEDTFKKPREVVHRNTRFVKDPFSQAVSKSQLQQAAALNAQYKQGKVGPDGKELIPQESPKVNGYGFVATPSPAPGVNESPFMTWGEIETTPLRLDGSETPYVDRTPGPAFKILEPGRRERLGLKMANEVAAKNRAKKQEALRKVTENLASLTPKGLSPAMSPALQRLVNRTASKYTDKALRASYTPSPAHTGTPGYKTPASGPQTPTGTPQSRTVSQTPVSQDTTSITDNLLQLPKRRKASDFF; encoded by the exons ATGTTACTCCGGCCACATTTGAAACCCCAGAAGTGCATCCAGGCGGTCTTCCACTGGGGAATAAATCCAAAGCTGGCGTcaaagctgcagaggaag gctttttccctcctcttgttaggagaagcagaaaaaggtGATAAAGATGCACTTCCCAATTTGGACAGCTTCTTAGCAAAACACACAAGTGAAGATAATGCTTCATTTGAGCAGATCATGGAAGTGGccaaagagaaggagaaagtcAAGCATGCTTGGCTGTACAATGCAGAAGAGGAGTACACCCAG CGACGAAATGAAAACCTGGCACTTCCTTCAGCGGAGCAGCAAGCCCTGGAGAATGTGAAAGCTGGGCTGGAGACCTGGGAGTACACTGCTCGAAACACCCTCATGTATTATCCAACAG gtGTACCTGATGAGGAGGATACATTTAAGAAGCCCAGGGAAGTTGTCCATCGAAACACTCGTTTTGTGAAGGACCCTTTTAGCCAAGCCGTGAGCAAATCCCAGCTCCAGCAAGCTGCAGCCCTCAATGCTCAG tacAAACAGGGCAAAGTGGGACCAGATGGGAAAGAGCTGATACCCCAGGAGTCTCCAAAAGTGAATGGATACGGATTTGTGGCTACCCCCTCTCCCGCCCCTG gTGTGAATGAGTCTCCTTTCATGACATGGGGTGAAATCGAAACCACCCCTTTGCGTCTGGATGGGTCGGAAACGCCGTATGTGGACCGAACACCTGGACCAGCTTTCAAG ATCCTGGAGCCTGGGCGTCGTGAGAGGTTGGGACTCAAGATGGCCAATGAAGTGGCAGCTAAAAACCGAGCAAAGAAGCAAGAGGCTCTTCGAAAAGTCACGGAAAACTTGGCCAG CCTCACTCCAAAAGGACTAAGCCCAGCAATGTCACCGGCTTTGCAGCGACTAGTAAACAGGACTGCAAGTAAATACACTGACAAAGCCCTGCGAGCCAGCTATactccttccccagcccacaCGGGAACGCCTGGTTACAAGACCCCAGCAAGCGGGCCTCAGACACCCACAGGCACCCCACAGTCTAGGACAGTATCTCAGACACCAGTATCTCAAGACACTACATCAATCACAGACAATTTACTGCAGCTTCCTAAAAGAAGGAAGGCATCTGATTTCTTCTAA
- the TSSK2 gene encoding testis-specific serine/threonine-protein kinase 2, translating into MDDAAVLERKGYSLSVTLGEGSYGKVKSAYCNKLKCNVAIKIIDKRKTPQDFLERFLPREIAALKRLHHPSIIKTYEIFETSSGKVYIIMELGVKGDLLDYIKITGAMKEDFARLKFQQLASAIKHCHDSDLAHRDLKCENILLDKDLNVKLSDFGFSKSLSRDENGRTILSKTFCGSAAYAAPEVLQGIPCDPKISDIWSLGVILYTMVYALMPFDDSNVRKMICIQKQHRIPFPKSKYLTTECKDLIYHLLQPDVSQRLCIDEVLRHSWLQTSKSQIPTSPSAAEIGECSQNLHDEKPEHNQEAKTHSAEQEGEKENGSS; encoded by the coding sequence ATGGACGATGCTGCGGTGCTTGAAAGGAAAGGTTACAGCCTGAGTGTCACGCTGGGAGAAGGCTCGTACGGCAAGGTGAAGTCAGCCTACTGCAACAAGTTGAAATGCAACGTGGCCATAAAGATAATCGACAAGAGGAAAACTCCCCAGGACTTCCTGGAGAGATTTCTTCCCAGGGAAATAGCTGCTTTGAAACGCTTGCACCACCCATCGATCATCAAAACCTATGAGATCTTTGAAACATCAAGTGGGAAAGTGTACATCATCATGGAGCTGGGGGTAAAGGGAGACCTCCTGGACTACATCAAGATCACAGGAGCCATGAAGGAGGACTTTGCTCGTTTAAAGTTCCAGCAGCTGGCTTCTGCCATCAAGCACTGCCATGACTCAGACCTTGCTCACAGGGACCTGAAATGTGAGAACATCCTTCTTGACAAAGACCTAAATGTCAAGTTGTCAGACTTCGGCTTTTCCAAATCCTTGTCTCGGGATGAAAATGGGAGAACTATTCTCAGTAAAACCTTCTGTGGGTCTGCTGCATATGCAGCCCCTGAAGTGCTGCAGGGCATTCCTTGCGACCCCAAGATTTCTGACATATGGAGCCTGGGTGTCATCCTGTATACAATGGTTTACGCATTAATGCCCTTTGATGATTCTAATGTTAGAAAAATGATCTGTATTCAGAAACAACACAGGATTCCCTTCCCCAAGTCAAAATACCTGACTACAGAGTGCAAGGACCTTATTTACCACTTGCTCCAGCCCGATGTATCTCAGAGGCTGTGTATAGATGAAGTTTTGAGACACTCGTGGTTGCAGACTTCAAAATCCCAAATCCCTACCTCTCCATCAGCTGCGGAAATTGGTGAGTGTTCCCAAAACCTGCACGACGAAAAGCCTGAGCACAACCAGGAAGCCAAAACCCACTCTGCAGaacaggaaggagagaaggaaaatggatcCTCTTAA